From one Triticum urartu cultivar G1812 chromosome 3, Tu2.1, whole genome shotgun sequence genomic stretch:
- the LOC125546010 gene encoding glucan endo-1,3-beta-glucosidase GIII-like — MAKQGVAPMLAVQALVVLVALAAFPAAQSIGVCNGVIGNNLPAPSDVVKLYKSKGINAMRIYEPESNVLKALSGTGIGLLMDVGNGALTSLANDPSAAPAWVKANVQPYPGVSFRYIAVGNEVMDSAGQKTILPAMKNVQAALVAAGLGGSVKVSTSLRFDVVIDTYPPSNGVFADLDYMGPIVDFLASTGAPLLANVYPYFAYKGDPQNIKLNYATFMPGTTVNDDGNGLTYTNLFYAMVDSIYAALEDANKPGVKVVVSESGWPSASGFGATMQNAQAYNQGLIKHVGNGTPKRPGPLETYVFAMFNENLKTGEPTENHFGLFNPDKSPAYSISF; from the exons ATGGCGAAGCAAGGGGTTGCTCCCATGCTTGCCGTGCAGGCGCTGGTCGTCCTTGTTGCCCTCGCAGCATTTCCAGCAG CGCAGTCTATCGGCGTCTGCAACGGCGTGATCGGCAACAACCTGCCGGCGCCCAGCGATGTCGTTAAGCTCTACAAATCCAAGGGCATCAACGCCATGCGGATCTACGAGCCGGAGAGCAACGTCCTCAAGGCGCTCAGCGGCACGGGCATCGGCCTCCTCATGGACGTCGGCAACGGCGCGCTAACCAGCCTCGCCAACGACCCCTCCGCCGCGCCCGCCTGGGTCAAGGCCAACGTCCAGCCCTACCCGGGCGTCTCCTTCCGCTACATCGCCGTGGGCAACGAGGTCATGGACAGCGCCGGCCAGAAGACCATCCTCCCGGCCATGAAGAACGTACAGGCGGCGCTCGTGGCCGCCGGCCTCGGCGGCAGCGTCAAGGTGTCCACGTCGTTGCGGTTCGACGTGGTCATCGACACCTACCCGCCCTCCAACGGCGTGTTCGCGGACCTTGACTACATGGGGCCCATCGTGGACTTCCTGGCGAGCACCGGCGCGCCGCTGCTGGCCAACGTGTACCCCTACTTCGCCTACAAGGGCGACCCGCAGAACATCAAGCTCAACTACGCCACCTTCATGCCGGGCACCACCGTGAACGACGACGGCAACGGCCTGACCTACACCAACCTCTTCTACGCCATGGTCGACTCCATCTATGCCGCGCTGGAGGACGCCAACAAACCGGGGGTGAAGGTCGTCGTGTCCGAGAGCGGATGGCCGTCGGCTAGTGGCTTTGGGGCGACGATGCAGAACGCGCAGGCATACAACCAGGGATTGATCAAACATGTCGGCAATGGCACGCCCAAGAGGCCCGGGCCGTTGGAGACGTACGTGTTCGCCATGTTCAACGAGAACCTGAAGACAGGGGAACCGACAGAGAACCACTTTGGGCTGTTCAATCCGGACAAGTCGCCGGCCTACTCCATTAGCTTCTGA